The following proteins are co-located in the Mesorhizobium sp. M1E.F.Ca.ET.045.02.1.1 genome:
- a CDS encoding aldo/keto reductase encodes MSEQLKLNDGATIPQIGLGVWQVDPDITAKVVRWGIEAGYRLIDTAEGYRNEEGVGEAIRAAGLPRSELFITSKLRNGGHQRDAALRAFDDTMQKLGIDRIDLFLIHWPVPSQDKYVEAWKTLVELKQAGRIKSVGVSNFNQDHLERIIGETGVTPVVNQIELHPHFQQRDKREFHAKHDIKIESWSPLGSGRLLADPTLAAIAKKHGKSVAQVIIRWHLQQGLVVIPKSVHQDRIAGNFNVFDFELDAGDMETIQGMDSADGRTGPDPATAAFLF; translated from the coding sequence ATGTCCGAACAACTCAAACTCAACGACGGCGCCACCATTCCCCAGATCGGGCTTGGCGTCTGGCAGGTCGATCCCGATATCACCGCCAAGGTCGTGCGCTGGGGGATCGAGGCCGGCTACCGCCTCATCGATACCGCCGAGGGCTACCGGAACGAGGAAGGTGTCGGCGAGGCGATCCGCGCCGCCGGCTTGCCGAGAAGCGAGCTGTTCATCACGTCCAAGCTTCGCAACGGCGGCCATCAGCGCGATGCGGCGCTCCGCGCCTTCGATGACACGATGCAAAAGCTCGGCATTGACCGGATCGACCTGTTCCTGATCCACTGGCCGGTGCCCAGTCAGGACAAATATGTCGAGGCCTGGAAGACGCTGGTCGAGCTCAAGCAAGCCGGCCGCATCAAATCGGTCGGCGTGTCGAACTTCAACCAGGACCATCTGGAGCGCATCATCGGCGAGACCGGCGTGACGCCCGTCGTCAACCAGATCGAATTGCATCCGCATTTCCAGCAGCGCGACAAACGCGAGTTTCATGCCAAGCACGACATCAAGATCGAAAGCTGGAGCCCACTGGGCAGCGGCCGTCTGCTCGCCGACCCGACGCTTGCGGCAATCGCCAAGAAGCACGGCAAATCGGTGGCCCAGGTGATCATCCGCTGGCACCTGCAGCAAGGGCTGGTCGTCATCCCGAAATCGGTCCACCAGGACCGCATCGCCGGCAATTTCAACGTCTTCGATTTCGAGCTGGACGCGGGCGACATGGAGACCATCCAAGGGATGGATTCCGCCGACGGCCGAACCGGGCCTGACCCGGCCACGGCGGCGTTTTTGTTCTGA
- a CDS encoding TetR/AcrR family transcriptional regulator: MSERPPASAEEKPDASAQKPLRADAQRNRDKLVEMAAQAFAADGVDASLEEIAKRAGVGIGTLYRHFPTREHLVEVVYRREVEGLCQAADELARDHPADVALEFWMQRFVDYIATKRGLATSLRLLLTTNSTLFSDTSGRVSGAMRSLVEAAAASGKIRADVDASDVMHALGGIYSAPNTPDWRERSGRLVKLLMDGLRFGARG, from the coding sequence CTGTCCGAGCGGCCACCAGCATCTGCCGAAGAGAAGCCCGACGCCTCGGCGCAAAAGCCATTGCGCGCCGACGCGCAGCGCAACCGCGACAAGCTCGTCGAGATGGCGGCGCAGGCGTTCGCGGCCGACGGCGTCGATGCCTCGCTGGAGGAGATCGCGAAGCGGGCAGGGGTCGGCATCGGCACGCTCTACCGCCATTTCCCGACGCGTGAGCACCTCGTCGAGGTGGTCTACCGCCGCGAGGTGGAGGGGCTCTGCCAGGCGGCCGACGAACTCGCCCGTGATCATCCAGCCGATGTCGCGCTGGAGTTCTGGATGCAGCGCTTCGTCGACTACATCGCCACCAAGCGCGGCCTCGCCACCAGCCTGCGCCTCCTGCTTACCACCAACTCGACGCTGTTCTCCGACACCTCCGGCCGTGTCTCGGGCGCTATGCGAAGCTTGGTCGAGGCGGCCGCCGCTTCGGGAAAAATCCGCGCCGATGTCGACGCTTCCGACGTGATGCATGCGCTCGGTGGAATCTATTCGGCTCCCAACACGCCCGATTGGCGCGAGCGTTCGGGGAGGCTGGTGAAGTTGCTGATGGATGGGCTGCGCTTCGGGGCGAGAGGGTAA
- a CDS encoding (2Fe-2S)-binding protein yields MNDQVTISPTTLSINLTINGRDHALDIEPRVTLLDALRERLHLTGTKKGCDQGQCGACTVHVDGQRVLACLTLAAQVEGRSITTIEGLADEDGTLNAVQAAFLEQDAFQCGYCTPGQIMSAVACIREGHAGSDEEIREYMAGNLCRCGAYPHIVAAVRQAAKELRS; encoded by the coding sequence ATGAATGATCAAGTCACCATCAGCCCCACCACCCTCTCCATAAACCTCACCATCAATGGCCGCGACCATGCGCTCGACATCGAGCCGCGCGTCACCCTGCTCGACGCGCTGCGCGAACGGCTCCACCTCACCGGTACCAAGAAGGGCTGCGACCAGGGCCAGTGCGGCGCCTGCACCGTTCATGTCGACGGCCAAAGGGTGCTGGCCTGCCTGACTTTAGCCGCGCAAGTCGAAGGCCGCTCGATCACCACCATCGAGGGGCTGGCCGACGAGGACGGCACGCTCAACGCCGTGCAGGCCGCCTTCCTCGAACAGGACGCCTTCCAGTGCGGCTATTGCACGCCGGGACAGATCATGTCGGCGGTGGCCTGCATCCGCGAGGGCCATGCCGGCTCCGACGAGGAAATCCGCGAATACATGGCCGGCAATCTTTGCCGCTGCGGCGCCTATCCGCACATCGTCGCCGCCGTCCGCCAGGCAGCCAAGGAGCTCCGCTCATGA
- a CDS encoding xanthine dehydrogenase family protein subunit M — protein sequence MKDFSYLRADSVEAARNAAALPGAMLLAGGTTLVDLAKCGVAEPSTVIDISHIEGLNAIDVSADRAVIGALARMSHVADDAGVKSLFPAVSEALWQAASAQLRNMATIGGNLMQRTRCPYFRDPQNFPTCNKRAPGSGCSAIGGVTRGHAVLGTSEACIATYPGDLAIALVAFDAEVDLGERRLKVEDFFLAPGATAEQEHDIRPGEVIVGIEIPGSAAARRSTYLKIRDRQSYEFAAASAAVGLELESDGRAIRDIRVALGGVATKPWRARAVEEALKGKTLDEATVRKASELAMEGAVDHGANHYKIALAPRVIARAILELGETA from the coding sequence ATGAAAGACTTTTCCTATCTCCGCGCCGACAGCGTCGAGGCCGCGCGCAACGCCGCCGCCCTTCCCGGCGCCATGCTGCTTGCCGGCGGCACGACGCTGGTCGACCTCGCCAAATGCGGCGTCGCCGAGCCCTCAACCGTCATCGACATCAGCCACATCGAGGGACTGAACGCCATCGATGTCAGCGCCGACCGCGCCGTCATCGGCGCGCTGGCCAGGATGAGCCATGTCGCCGACGATGCCGGGGTGAAGAGCTTGTTTCCGGCCGTGTCGGAGGCGCTTTGGCAGGCGGCCTCGGCGCAGCTTCGCAACATGGCGACCATCGGCGGCAACCTGATGCAGCGCACGCGCTGCCCCTATTTCCGCGATCCGCAAAACTTCCCGACCTGCAACAAGCGCGCGCCGGGCAGCGGCTGCTCGGCGATCGGCGGGGTGACGCGCGGCCATGCGGTGCTCGGCACCAGCGAGGCCTGCATCGCCACCTATCCGGGCGACCTCGCCATCGCGCTCGTCGCCTTCGACGCCGAGGTCGATCTCGGCGAGCGCAGGCTGAAGGTGGAAGACTTCTTCCTCGCCCCCGGCGCGACGGCCGAGCAGGAGCACGACATCCGCCCCGGCGAAGTCATCGTGGGAATAGAGATCCCCGGCTCGGCCGCAGCCAGACGCTCGACCTATCTGAAAATCCGCGACCGCCAGTCCTATGAATTCGCGGCGGCAAGCGCCGCGGTCGGGCTGGAGCTCGAAAGCGACGGCCGCGCCATCCGCGACATCCGCGTCGCGCTCGGCGGCGTCGCGACCAAACCGTGGCGCGCGCGCGCGGTCGAAGAGGCGTTGAAGGGCAAGACGCTCGACGAAGCGACCGTTCGCAAGGCGAGCGAGCTCGCCATGGAGGGCGCCGTCGACCATGGCGCCAACCACTACAAAATAGCGCTCGCGCCGCGCGTCATCGCGCGCGCCATCCTCGAATTGGGAGAGACGGCATGA
- a CDS encoding xanthine dehydrogenase family protein molybdopterin-binding subunit, producing the protein MTVHDMKHAASDSARLEAVGGRLSRVDGPAKITGAAQYAVEQQLEGLTHAVLVGATIAAGKVTAIDTRAAETAPGVLAVLTPDTIMPLKTASDWFGNRPSDGPYCPLAREVTFSGQHVAAVVAETFEQAVAAAALVKVWYDEMPAIVDLSDGKAGDGIPIDAMTKEWGDAQAAFAEAPVRICAAYNTQREFQAAMEPHGLIARWQGDELTIWEPSQWLDGMARTYAEWFGVPFENVRLVSPYIGGGFGSKALALAHSAVAAAAARMLGRPVKLMLNRPQNFTSYGGRAATRQTVAIGADGEGRIQSIVHRGVNETAVDGMWVEPLGSVTSIMYATPNFSSKQNVVRVNTVVPGAKRAPGENPSAFGIECAIDELAYELGLDPLEIRLRNYAEQDPEAKKAWSTRQLREAFATGADAFGWAKRSREPRSMRDGHQLIGWGVAAGTYPVRRAYGEAVVRLSADGSAEVESSSIDMGQGTYTILAQTAAETLGVPVGKVSVKLGDSRLARAGVTGGSRLAGVMTGAVYKAAGQALDELIGLALSDPRSPFHGLQANTLVVNDGRVASPRGDGPELSIAELMGMLGREKIEARGDTVPASFTREQRYNNYTTIATALPHTEGDYSRHSWCAHFVEVRVDEDFGTVRVSRVVSALDSGRLYNPKLAESQWKGGIIMGIGQALLEEGIVDRRHGRIVNGNFADYMLPTNADIPDIQTISVGIPDPHSSALGGKGVGELAIVGIAPAIANAVFHATGKRVRDLPITLEKLI; encoded by the coding sequence ATGACCGTTCATGACATGAAACACGCGGCCTCGGACAGCGCACGCCTCGAAGCGGTCGGCGGACGCCTGTCGCGCGTCGACGGCCCGGCCAAGATCACGGGCGCCGCTCAATACGCCGTCGAGCAGCAGCTCGAAGGGCTGACGCATGCGGTGCTGGTCGGCGCAACGATCGCCGCCGGCAAGGTTACAGCCATCGACACCCGCGCCGCGGAGACCGCGCCGGGCGTGCTGGCGGTGCTGACGCCCGACACCATCATGCCGCTCAAGACCGCATCGGACTGGTTCGGCAACCGACCGTCCGATGGACCCTACTGCCCTTTAGCCCGAGAGGTCACCTTTTCCGGCCAGCATGTCGCGGCGGTCGTGGCCGAGACCTTCGAGCAGGCGGTGGCGGCGGCCGCACTCGTCAAGGTCTGGTATGACGAGATGCCGGCCATCGTCGACCTTAGCGACGGCAAGGCCGGCGACGGCATCCCGATCGACGCCATGACCAAGGAATGGGGCGACGCGCAGGCCGCCTTCGCCGAAGCGCCGGTGCGCATCTGCGCGGCCTACAACACGCAGCGCGAGTTCCAGGCGGCGATGGAGCCGCACGGGCTGATCGCGCGCTGGCAAGGCGACGAACTCACCATCTGGGAGCCGAGCCAGTGGCTCGACGGCATGGCGCGCACCTATGCCGAATGGTTCGGCGTGCCGTTCGAGAATGTGCGGCTGGTCTCGCCCTATATCGGTGGCGGCTTCGGCTCGAAGGCGCTGGCTCTGGCGCACAGCGCGGTGGCGGCGGCAGCGGCAAGAATGCTCGGCCGACCGGTGAAGCTGATGCTCAACCGCCCGCAGAACTTCACCTCCTATGGCGGCCGCGCCGCAACCCGCCAGACGGTGGCGATCGGCGCCGACGGCGAGGGCCGCATCCAGTCGATCGTGCATCGCGGCGTCAACGAGACTGCCGTCGACGGCATGTGGGTCGAGCCGCTCGGCTCCGTCACCTCGATCATGTACGCCACGCCCAATTTCTCCTCTAAGCAGAATGTGGTGCGGGTGAACACGGTGGTGCCGGGCGCCAAACGCGCGCCGGGCGAGAACCCCAGCGCCTTCGGCATCGAATGCGCCATCGACGAGCTCGCTTATGAGCTTGGGCTGGATCCGCTGGAGATCCGGCTTCGCAACTATGCCGAACAGGATCCGGAAGCGAAGAAGGCGTGGTCGACACGCCAGCTTCGCGAGGCGTTTGCAACAGGGGCGGACGCCTTCGGCTGGGCCAAGCGTTCGCGCGAGCCGCGCTCGATGCGCGACGGCCACCAGCTCATCGGCTGGGGCGTGGCGGCCGGCACCTATCCGGTGCGGCGCGCCTATGGCGAGGCGGTGGTGAGGCTCTCCGCAGACGGCTCGGCCGAGGTCGAAAGCTCCTCCATCGATATGGGCCAGGGCACCTACACGATCCTGGCGCAGACCGCCGCCGAGACGCTCGGCGTGCCGGTGGGGAAGGTGTCGGTGAAGCTCGGCGACTCGCGCCTTGCGCGGGCGGGCGTCACCGGCGGCTCGCGGCTTGCCGGCGTCATGACCGGCGCCGTCTACAAGGCGGCGGGCCAGGCGCTGGACGAGCTGATCGGGCTGGCGCTCTCCGATCCGCGCTCGCCCTTCCATGGGCTGCAGGCGAACACGCTTGTCGTGAACGACGGCCGTGTCGCCTCGCCGCGCGGCGACGGGCCGGAGCTGTCGATCGCCGAGCTGATGGGCATGCTCGGCCGCGAAAAGATCGAGGCCAGGGGCGACACCGTTCCGGCGAGCTTCACGCGGGAGCAGCGCTACAACAACTACACCACCATCGCCACGGCGCTGCCGCACACCGAAGGCGACTATTCGCGCCATTCCTGGTGCGCGCATTTCGTCGAGGTGCGCGTCGACGAGGATTTCGGCACTGTGCGCGTGTCGCGCGTGGTGTCGGCGCTGGATTCCGGCCGGCTCTACAACCCGAAGCTGGCGGAGAGCCAGTGGAAGGGCGGCATCATCATGGGCATCGGCCAGGCGCTCTTGGAAGAAGGCATCGTCGACCGCCGCCACGGCCGCATCGTCAACGGCAATTTCGCCGACTACATGCTGCCGACCAATGCCGACATTCCCGACATCCAGACCATCTCGGTCGGCATCCCCGACCCGCATTCCTCCGCCCTCGGCGGCAAGGGCGTGGGCGAACTGGCAATCGTCGGCATCGCGCCCGCGATTGCCAACGCGGTGTTCCACGCGACGGGGAAGCGGGTGCGGGATCTGCCGATAACGCTGGAGAAGTTGATTTAG